A window of Juglans regia cultivar Chandler chromosome 7, Walnut 2.0, whole genome shotgun sequence contains these coding sequences:
- the LOC108989287 gene encoding uncharacterized protein LOC108989287 has protein sequence MPVMQKLRMFVVQEPVVAASCLIAGVGLFLPAVVRPILDSFEASKQVPQPALSDVVAGMTGKKQG, from the exons ATGCCGGTGATGCAGAAGCTGAGGATGTTTGTAGTGCAAGAGCCAGTCGTCGCAGCTTCTTGCCTCATTGCTGGCGTCG GCCTGTTTCTTCCAGCTGTTGTTAGGCCCATCCTTGACTCCTTTGAAGCATCTAAACAAGTTCCCCAGCCCGCTTTAAGTGAT GTGGTTGCGGGTATGACTGGAAAGAAACAAGGGTGA